In Cervus elaphus chromosome 31, mCerEla1.1, whole genome shotgun sequence, one DNA window encodes the following:
- the LOC122687487 gene encoding olfactory receptor 5H2-like — MEKENATLLTEFILTGLIYQPEWQIPLFLLFLMIYLITIVGNLGLIALICNDPHLHIPMYLFLGNLAFVDAWISSTVTPQLLVNIFAKSKMMSLSECKVQFFSFAASVTTECFLLATMAYDRYVAICKPLLYPVIMTKRLCIRLLISSFSGGLFHAMLHNAFLLRLTFYNSNIIHHFYCDIVPLLKISCTDPSINFLMVFIFSGSIQVFTILTVLVSYTLILLTVLKKKSVQGIRKALSTCGAHLLSVSLYYGPLLFMYVRPGSAQADDQDMMDSLFYMVIIPLLNPIIYSLRNKKVIDSLAKMLKRNA, encoded by the coding sequence atggaaaaggaaaatgcaaCATTGCTGACAGAATTTATTCTCACAGGACTCATATATCAACCAGAATGGCAAATTCCCCTGTTCCTGCTGTTTTTGATGATATATCTTATCACCATCGTGGGAAATCTTGGTCTGATTGCTCTCATCTGCAATGATCCTCACCTTCACATTCCCATGTACTTATTCCTTGGGAACCTGGCTTTCGTGGATGCCTGGATATCATCCACAGTGACGCCCCAGTTGCTGGTCAATATCTTTGCAAagagcaaaatgatgtctctctCTGAATGCAAggtacaatttttttcctttgcagccAGTGTGACCACAGAATGTTTTCTGCTGGCAACAATGGCGTATGATCGCTATGTGGCCATATGCAAACCATTACTTTACCCAGTTATTATGACCAAAAGACTATGCATCCGGCTATTAATTTCATCATTTTCAGGTGGCCTTTTTCATGCCATGCTTCATAATGCTTTTTTATTGAGATTGACCTTCTATAATTCTAACATAATACATCACTTCTACTGTGACATTGTACCATTACTTAAGATTTCCTGTACTGATCCTTCCATTAATTTTCTGATGGTATTTATTTTCTCTGGGTCAATACAGGTGTTCACCATTCTTACTGTTCTTGTCTCTTATACACTTATTCTTCTTACAGTCTTAAAAAAGAAGTCTGTACAAGGCATAAGGAAGGCCCTCTCTACCTGTGGAGCCCATCTCCTGTCTGTCTCTTTATACTATGGGCCTCTTCTCTTTATGTATGTGCGCCCTGGATCTGCACAAGCAGATGATCAAGATATGATGGACTCTCTGTTTTATATGGTCATAATTCCTCTGTTAAATCCAATCATCTACAgcttgagaaataagaaagtcatAGATTCACTGGCAAAAATGCTAAAGAGAAATGCTTAG
- the LOC122687495 gene encoding olfactory receptor 5H2-like, which yields MDTKNATSLTEFVLTGLTYQPEWHIHLFLMFLIIYLITTVGNLGLIALIYNDPHLHIPMYLFLASLAFVDAWISSTVTPKMLVNFLAKRKMISLSECITQLFSFAFSATTECFLLATMAFDRYVAICKPLLYSVIMTNRLCIQLSVLSFVGGLIHSIIHIGFLFRLTFCKSNIIHHFYCDIMPLFKISCTDPSINVLMVFIFSGSIQVFTILTVLVSYILVLFTILKNKSMQGIRKAFSTCGAHLLSVSLYYGPLLFRYVHPGSTQTDAQDMMDSLFYTVIIPLLNPIIYSLRNKKVIDSLTKVLKRNV from the coding sequence ATGGATACTAAAAATGCAACATCACTGACAGAATTTGTTCTCACAGGACTTACATATCAACCAGAGTGGCATATTCACCTGTTCCTGATGTTCCTGATAATATACCTCATCACCACTGTAGGAAACCTTGGACTAATTGCTCTCATCTATAATGACCCTCACCTTCACATCCCCATGTACTTATTCCTTGCGAGTTTAGCCTTTGTGGATGCTTGGATCTCATCCACTGTGACTCCCAAGATGCTCGTCAACTTCCTGGCCAAAAGGAAGATGATTTCTCTCTCTGAATGCATAACACAGttgttttcctttgcattcagcGCAACCACGGAATGTTTCCTCTTGGCAACAATGGCGTTTGATCGGTATGTGGCCATATGCAAACCATTGCTTTATTCAGTGATTATGACCAATAGATTATGCATCCAACTATCAGTCTTATCATTTGTAGGTGGCCTTATTCATTCCATAATTCATATAGGTTTCTTATTCAGATTAACCTTCTGTAAGTCTAACATAATACACCACTTTTACTGTGACATCATGCCACTGTTTAAGATTTCTTGTACTGACCCTTCAATCAATGTTCTGATGGTATTTATTTTCTCAGGGTCAATACAAGTGTTCACCATTCTTACTGTTCTTGTCTCTTATATACTTGTTCTCTTcacaatcttaaaaaataaatccatgcaaGGCATAAGgaaggccttctccacctgtggaGCCCACCTCCTGTCTGTCTCTTTATATTATGGGCCCCTTCTCTTCAGGTATGTGCATCCTGGTTCTACACAAACAGATGCTCAAGATATGATGGACTCTCTATTTTACACTGTTATAATCCCTTTGTTAAATCCAATCATCTATAgcctgagaaataagaaagtcatAGACTCACTGACAAAAGTGTTAAAGAGAAATGTTTAG